One window of the Microvirga mediterraneensis genome contains the following:
- a CDS encoding FAD-dependent oxidoreductase: protein MKPTKTVTCDVLVVGSGAGGFATALTAKLHGLDVIITEKEPVFGGTTARSGGWMWIPCNPLAKREGFKDSREAARTYLQHEAGNHFDAARIDAFLDNGPKMVEFFQEKTEMDFTLGPAFSDYHPDAPGGMSGGRSVVATPYDGRKLGKEIARLRPPLKEITFLGMMIGSGKELLHFFNVTRSVKSAAYVGVLLAKYGRDLVSHGRAMRLTNGNALIGRLAKSALDQNIPIWTSSPVKDLIVQGGAVKGALVQTEDGMTEVLTRRGVVLAAGGFPQDMLRRKELFPHAPTGAEHWSPAPPGNTGDGIRLGERVGGKAIDGLPNAAAWVPVSLVPRRDGTSGPFPHFIDRGKPGVIAVTKGGQRFTNEANSYHDFVQAMVNACGDDPEKAAWLIVDHPTIRRYGLGFVKPFPVPLTPALQNGYLVKGRTLRELAEKIGINAAKFELTVATYNRDARRGEDPQFKRGSTAYNRYLGDPDHKPNPCVGPIENGPFYAVKVVPGDLGTFAGLRTDADARVIDESGNAIPGLYAAGNDMASIMGGNYPGGGITLGPAMTFGFIAGRHLAGADAVSTANRPAA from the coding sequence ATGAAGCCGACGAAAACTGTCACCTGCGATGTTCTGGTTGTTGGGTCCGGCGCCGGCGGTTTCGCGACCGCGCTGACAGCCAAGCTTCACGGCCTCGACGTGATCATCACGGAGAAGGAGCCGGTCTTCGGCGGGACGACCGCCCGCTCAGGCGGTTGGATGTGGATACCCTGCAATCCGCTGGCGAAGCGTGAAGGATTCAAGGATTCCCGCGAGGCGGCGCGCACCTATCTCCAGCATGAGGCCGGTAACCACTTCGATGCCGCACGCATCGACGCCTTTCTCGACAATGGCCCGAAGATGGTCGAGTTCTTTCAGGAAAAGACCGAGATGGATTTCACCCTCGGTCCGGCCTTCTCCGATTATCATCCCGACGCTCCCGGCGGCATGTCCGGCGGCCGCTCCGTTGTGGCAACGCCTTATGATGGACGCAAGCTCGGCAAGGAGATCGCCCGCCTGAGGCCTCCGCTGAAGGAGATCACCTTTCTCGGCATGATGATCGGATCGGGCAAGGAACTGCTGCACTTCTTCAACGTAACACGCTCCGTCAAGTCCGCCGCCTATGTGGGCGTGCTTCTGGCCAAGTATGGTCGCGACCTCGTCTCTCATGGTCGTGCAATGCGGCTGACGAACGGCAATGCTCTGATCGGGCGTCTCGCCAAGTCCGCATTGGACCAGAACATCCCGATCTGGACCTCGTCGCCCGTGAAGGACCTGATCGTTCAAGGTGGAGCGGTGAAGGGAGCCTTGGTCCAGACCGAGGATGGAATGACGGAAGTTCTCACCCGTCGCGGCGTGGTGTTGGCGGCCGGCGGTTTTCCGCAGGACATGCTGCGCCGAAAAGAACTGTTCCCGCATGCGCCGACGGGGGCCGAGCACTGGTCTCCCGCCCCTCCCGGCAACACGGGTGACGGTATTCGTCTGGGCGAACGGGTCGGGGGCAAAGCAATCGACGGCCTTCCCAATGCGGCAGCCTGGGTTCCCGTATCCCTCGTTCCGCGCCGTGACGGCACTTCAGGTCCGTTCCCGCATTTCATCGACCGCGGCAAGCCCGGCGTCATTGCCGTGACGAAGGGCGGTCAGCGCTTCACGAACGAGGCGAATTCCTACCACGATTTCGTTCAGGCCATGGTCAACGCCTGCGGCGACGATCCGGAAAAGGCAGCTTGGCTCATCGTCGATCATCCGACGATCCGCCGCTACGGTCTCGGCTTCGTGAAGCCATTCCCGGTGCCCCTGACGCCTGCGCTGCAGAACGGTTATCTGGTGAAAGGGCGCACCCTGCGCGAGTTGGCGGAGAAGATCGGCATCAATGCCGCTAAGTTCGAGCTGACGGTCGCGACCTATAACCGTGATGCGCGCCGGGGAGAGGACCCTCAGTTCAAGCGCGGCAGCACGGCGTATAACCGCTATCTCGGCGATCCGGACCACAAACCCAATCCTTGCGTCGGTCCTATCGAGAACGGTCCATTCTATGCGGTGAAAGTCGTGCCGGGAGATCTCGGCACCTTTGCGGGCCTGCGCACCGACGCCGACGCGCGGGTAATCGATGAGAGCGGAAATGCCATTCCCGGACTCTATGCCGCCGGCAACGACATGGCGAGCATCATGGGCGGCAATTATCCCGGCGGGGGCATCACGCTCGGGCCGGCCATGACCTTCGGCTTCATCGCAGGGCGGCATCTCGCCGGGGCCGACGCTGTGTCGACCGCCAACCGTCCGGCTGCCTGA
- a CDS encoding SDR family NAD(P)-dependent oxidoreductase: MLLKGRIALVTGAGQGNGAAIARGLAAEGARVIVTDLNGDAARQTAEGIVQAGGEAWSYTLNVADAEACTALAREVDASIGQVSVLVNNAGICPRNTIDSPDVRRSWDAAMQVNLDGTLNVTLAFVAALRATKGTIINMASIASFVSTSTSISYSTSKAAVRMLTQNLAQELAKDGVRVNAIAPGTLNTPMTEATRTNPERAERFLARIPLGRFGEPEELIGPTVFLASDMSSYVTGTTLVVDGGYLAV; encoded by the coding sequence ATGTTGCTCAAAGGGCGTATCGCACTTGTCACCGGTGCCGGCCAAGGAAACGGCGCCGCCATTGCACGCGGGCTCGCCGCGGAGGGAGCGCGGGTCATCGTGACCGATCTGAATGGTGATGCGGCCAGGCAGACGGCAGAGGGCATCGTCCAGGCGGGAGGCGAGGCCTGGTCCTACACGCTCAACGTTGCCGATGCCGAGGCCTGCACGGCACTGGCGCGCGAGGTCGACGCTTCCATCGGACAAGTCTCGGTTCTCGTCAACAATGCGGGCATATGCCCGCGCAACACGATCGACAGCCCCGACGTGCGCCGCTCCTGGGATGCCGCGATGCAGGTCAATCTCGACGGCACGCTCAATGTGACGCTGGCATTCGTCGCTGCATTGCGGGCAACGAAAGGAACAATCATCAACATGGCGTCGATCGCTTCCTTCGTGTCGACATCCACGTCTATCAGCTATTCTACTTCGAAGGCCGCCGTGCGCATGCTGACGCAGAATCTTGCGCAGGAACTCGCAAAGGACGGCGTTCGCGTGAACGCGATCGCGCCGGGCACGCTCAACACGCCGATGACTGAAGCCACGCGTACCAATCCCGAGCGAGCGGAACGATTTCTTGCGCGCATTCCGCTCGGCCGCTTCGGTGAGCCCGAGGAGCTGATCGGCCCGACGGTCTTCCTCGCCTCCGACATGTCGAGCTACGTGACGGGCACGACGCTCGTCGTCGACGGTGGCTACCTCGCCGTCTGA
- a CDS encoding NADH:flavin oxidoreductase/NADH oxidase: protein MKSAYQRPRLFEPLTIRGLTLKNRVVISPMCQHSAERGLAGAWHLVHLGKFALGGAGLIFVESTAVAQHARIGVRDVGLWTDEQVAPFKAVVDFVHENGAAIGVQLAHAGRKAGSQALWEGGRALTMEQLHETGEPWRRVGPSAIAAGPEWSVPDAMCVDEIASARRMFVDAAIRAEQAGFDVLELHFGHGYLVASFLSPGSNLREDEYGGSRENRMRLGLEIAADVRAVWPEEKPLFVRISAVDGTEGGWGMDDSVVFARELKAIGVDVIDCSSGGLSDETRNMNVPRGLGFQVPFSERIRRDANVRTQAVGVILDGHQAEAILQDGKADLIAIGRQALYDPYWPHHAAHALGHGHGFEDWPVQHGPWLAKRAPLMEKLKFTDNSVRSLAGSGHQLGETAQ from the coding sequence ATGAAATCTGCGTACCAACGGCCACGGCTCTTCGAACCCTTGACGATCAGGGGCCTCACTCTCAAGAACCGCGTCGTCATCTCGCCCATGTGCCAGCATTCGGCCGAACGGGGCTTGGCGGGTGCATGGCATCTGGTCCATCTCGGCAAGTTTGCCTTGGGTGGAGCAGGGTTGATCTTCGTCGAGAGCACGGCCGTCGCGCAGCACGCGCGGATCGGCGTGCGGGATGTTGGTCTGTGGACGGATGAACAAGTCGCTCCTTTCAAGGCAGTTGTCGACTTCGTCCATGAGAATGGCGCTGCCATCGGAGTGCAGCTCGCCCATGCGGGGCGAAAAGCTGGCTCGCAGGCCCTGTGGGAGGGCGGCAGGGCGCTCACGATGGAGCAGTTGCATGAGACCGGCGAGCCATGGCGGCGCGTCGGCCCGAGCGCCATCGCGGCCGGACCGGAATGGTCTGTTCCCGATGCTATGTGCGTGGACGAAATCGCCAGCGCCCGACGGATGTTCGTCGATGCCGCCATACGGGCGGAGCAGGCTGGGTTCGATGTCCTGGAACTGCATTTCGGACACGGCTACCTCGTCGCATCCTTCCTCTCGCCGGGATCCAATCTCCGCGAGGACGAGTATGGCGGCTCGCGCGAGAACCGCATGCGGCTCGGCCTCGAAATCGCCGCCGACGTGCGCGCCGTATGGCCGGAGGAAAAGCCGCTCTTCGTGCGCATCTCGGCCGTCGATGGAACGGAAGGCGGATGGGGCATGGACGATTCCGTCGTGTTCGCACGGGAGCTCAAGGCCATCGGCGTGGATGTGATCGATTGCTCCTCCGGCGGGCTCTCGGATGAAACGCGCAACATGAACGTCCCGCGTGGACTTGGCTTTCAGGTACCGTTCTCCGAGCGCATTCGCCGCGACGCGAATGTCAGGACCCAGGCCGTCGGCGTCATCCTCGACGGTCACCAGGCGGAAGCGATCCTTCAGGACGGCAAGGCGGATCTGATTGCCATTGGCCGACAGGCTCTTTACGATCCCTACTGGCCCCACCACGCGGCTCACGCGCTCGGCCATGGTCATGGGTTTGAGGATTGGCCGGTTCAGCATGGGCCTTGGCTCGCAAAGCGAGCACCGCTCATGGAGAAGCTCAAGTTTACTGATAACAGCGTCAGGAGTCTGGCAGGCTCCGGCCATCAGCTGGGAGAAACAGCACAATGA
- a CDS encoding EthD domain-containing protein, whose product MIVRMGLLTRKPGVSIEDFRSHWRDVHGPLAARLPGLRHYHQNHVVDSSQLAIDHARGAWSIDGISELWFDSVDDMRRAISSDAYREVAQDHVRFVGDTGLITAEQNVVVPVAAGPLVKRMSILTRKKGLTPEQFKAEWWGFHADAVKNFPNLMGYTQNFVTDRSAALGQAGAYEALPIDGMVELWFRSVADIEAAFRSRAAHVSQTHALSFIEEITTFLVETHEVV is encoded by the coding sequence ATGATCGTTCGCATGGGACTTCTGACCCGCAAGCCGGGTGTGAGCATCGAAGACTTCCGCAGCCATTGGCGGGACGTGCATGGACCTTTGGCGGCCCGTCTGCCGGGCTTGAGGCATTACCATCAGAACCACGTCGTCGACAGCAGCCAGCTTGCCATCGACCATGCCAGGGGCGCCTGGTCGATCGATGGAATTTCCGAGCTGTGGTTCGACAGCGTCGACGACATGCGCCGGGCGATCTCGTCCGATGCCTATCGGGAGGTCGCTCAAGACCATGTGCGCTTCGTGGGCGACACGGGATTGATCACAGCCGAGCAGAACGTCGTCGTGCCGGTGGCGGCGGGACCGCTCGTCAAGCGCATGTCGATCCTGACGCGTAAGAAAGGCCTGACGCCCGAACAGTTCAAGGCGGAATGGTGGGGCTTCCATGCCGATGCGGTGAAGAATTTTCCGAACCTCATGGGCTACACACAGAATTTCGTCACAGACCGCAGCGCCGCTCTGGGGCAAGCGGGAGCCTACGAGGCGCTGCCCATCGACGGCATGGTGGAGCTGTGGTTCCGCTCCGTTGCCGATATCGAAGCGGCATTCCGCTCTCGCGCGGCGCATGTCTCGCAGACCCACGCGCTCAGCTTCATCGAGGAAATCACCACGTTCCTCGTCGAAACGCACGAAGTGGTCTGA